The following are from one region of the Methanolacinia paynteri genome:
- a CDS encoding hybrid sensor histidine kinase/response regulator: MIKILIVDDDPEVLDITKIFLERTGYFKVATGNSAAEGLLKLEEQNFEAVISDYEMPDMNGLDFLKKIRGEGNIIPFIIFTGRSREEVVIEAMNSGADYYIQKGTDLKSLFAELTHKILLAVDKKRSEKALEEANEYKNRLIESHIDPLLTIDDRYKIMDINSAMEKLSGYRKDEIEGKDLAVLFRDHENAKSALAIALKENNLRDYPLDIVTSYGEIIPILFHAAPYINEKMEFLGFFTEFHEYKEEKNEHAGEKISKNEFYLDILTHDIRNMIMVETGCLEIDGNSEEEQSLWEKRMRNLIGNIKHLIENTEAMRQSDENCHDLKPVELRPLICREAENYPDLDITIEDFGCMVVADDLLGSVFYNLFNNVKKHCGAGTEVRISAPEYEEGSAISVFFEDFGPGIPGDIIEGFNVGDLTENGNSGKKSHGLGLIRSIMDNCGGQIMILSNEGKTGTKYIISLKKHFPYEESLLLSEKSVCLKNR, encoded by the coding sequence ATGATTAAAATCCTCATAGTGGATGATGATCCCGAGGTCCTGGATATTACAAAAATATTTCTTGAAAGAACCGGTTACTTCAAAGTTGCCACAGGAAATTCTGCAGCAGAGGGGCTGTTAAAACTTGAAGAACAAAATTTTGAAGCCGTAATATCCGATTATGAGATGCCTGATATGAACGGACTGGATTTCCTGAAAAAGATCAGAGGGGAAGGGAATATCATACCGTTCATAATCTTCACGGGCCGGAGTCGTGAAGAGGTTGTGATAGAGGCAATGAACAGCGGTGCGGATTATTATATCCAGAAGGGTACAGATCTCAAATCGCTTTTCGCCGAACTCACACATAAAATCCTGCTCGCGGTCGATAAGAAAAGATCTGAAAAAGCACTTGAGGAGGCAAATGAATACAAAAACAGGCTTATTGAATCTCATATCGATCCGCTCCTCACAATCGACGACAGGTACAAAATCATGGATATCAACTCGGCGATGGAAAAATTGTCAGGATACAGGAAGGACGAGATTGAAGGAAAGGATCTTGCAGTGCTTTTCCGGGATCATGAAAACGCGAAATCAGCTCTCGCCATCGCATTAAAAGAAAACAACCTGCGGGATTATCCGCTCGATATCGTAACAAGCTACGGTGAAATTATCCCGATTCTCTTTCACGCAGCACCTTATATTAATGAAAAGATGGAATTTCTCGGATTTTTTACCGAATTTCATGAGTATAAAGAAGAGAAAAATGAACATGCCGGGGAAAAGATCAGTAAAAATGAATTCTATCTCGATATCCTGACGCACGATATCAGAAATATGATCATGGTAGAAACCGGATGCCTTGAGATCGATGGAAATTCGGAAGAAGAGCAGTCTCTGTGGGAGAAGAGAATGAGAAATCTTATCGGAAACATCAAACACCTGATTGAAAATACCGAGGCTATGAGACAATCCGATGAGAACTGCCACGATTTAAAGCCGGTCGAATTAAGGCCGCTGATATGCAGGGAGGCCGAAAACTATCCCGACCTTGATATAACCATCGAGGATTTCGGCTGCATGGTCGTAGCAGACGATCTGCTTGGCTCCGTATTCTACAACCTCTTCAACAATGTAAAAAAACACTGCGGTGCCGGAACAGAAGTAAGGATCTCGGCACCTGAATACGAAGAGGGATCCGCAATATCTGTTTTCTTCGAGGACTTCGGACCAGGTATCCCTGGTGATATTATTGAGGGTTTTAACGTGGGAGACCTGACTGAAAATGGCAATTCTGGTAAGAAAAGCCACGGGCTTGGTCTTATCAGGAGTATCATGGATAACTGCGGCGGGCAGATAATGATCCTGTCTAATGAAGGGAAAACAGGTACAAAATATATAATAAGTCTTAAGAAGCACTTTCCATACGAGGAATCATTATTATTAAGTGAGAAGAGCGTATGTCTGAAAAACCGGTAA
- a CDS encoding MarC family protein, which yields MEELSLFVAFFGALFALANPFGNLPFFITYTEGLAPRVQKAMAILLSVFLVVFFGLFFFAGNAILQFFGISIPAFQIAGGIIVLIIALSMVSGEHTERQKKIMHVDGGADGNKSLEKDFEEAEAFLPKVLVPLGIPIYAGPGALSVVIMYGNKAFSAGWGAVIDSLIVIVVICLIVCIVNFLATPIRHGLGDQGLEILVRIMGLILAAIAVTLFIEGLAAINSTFIVPSV from the coding sequence GTGGAAGAGTTGTCATTATTCGTTGCATTTTTCGGTGCCCTGTTCGCACTTGCAAACCCGTTCGGAAATCTTCCCTTTTTCATAACGTATACTGAAGGTCTCGCACCAAGGGTTCAGAAGGCAATGGCAATCCTTCTTTCCGTTTTTCTGGTGGTTTTTTTCGGTTTGTTCTTCTTTGCAGGGAATGCAATTCTGCAGTTCTTCGGGATAAGCATACCCGCATTCCAGATTGCGGGCGGAATAATCGTCCTGATTATCGCACTGTCAATGGTGAGCGGGGAGCATACCGAAAGGCAGAAGAAGATCATGCATGTCGACGGGGGTGCCGACGGGAATAAATCGCTGGAAAAGGATTTTGAGGAGGCCGAAGCCTTCCTGCCCAAAGTGCTCGTCCCCCTCGGAATCCCGATCTATGCAGGCCCTGGGGCACTGAGTGTCGTCATAATGTACGGAAACAAGGCATTTTCCGCAGGATGGGGAGCTGTCATCGATTCGCTGATCGTGATAGTAGTAATATGCCTGATCGTTTGCATCGTAAACTTCCTTGCAACCCCTATCAGGCATGGCCTCGGCGACCAGGGACTTGAGATACTTGTCAGGATAATGGGCCTGATTCTTGCGGCAATTGCAGTTACGCTCTTCATCGAAGGACTGGCGGCGATAAACAGCACCTTTATTGTGCCGTCTGTCTGA
- a CDS encoding metal-dependent transcriptional regulator, giving the protein MTSYRGKKLTRKTEDYLEAILVVSLEKGYAKTRDVAALLGVTPSSTVEMFIKLDKMGLIEYRKYEGVRLKPDGLEIARTIKFRHDTLFNFLRLIGVNDDIADSDACKMEHELERDTISAIDNLVGFLGGDDNKRILEDLKRFREENSHDS; this is encoded by the coding sequence ATGACATCCTACAGGGGCAAAAAACTGACAAGAAAAACCGAGGATTATCTTGAGGCGATCCTGGTCGTAAGCCTTGAGAAAGGATACGCAAAGACAAGGGATGTCGCCGCTCTGCTTGGCGTGACCCCTTCGTCGACGGTCGAGATGTTCATAAAACTGGATAAGATGGGGCTTATCGAGTACAGGAAGTATGAAGGTGTCAGGCTGAAACCGGACGGCCTGGAGATCGCAAGAACAATCAAATTCCGCCACGACACTCTCTTTAATTTCCTGCGCCTGATCGGGGTTAATGATGATATTGCGGACAGCGATGCATGTAAGATGGAGCACGAACTCGAACGCGATACTATCTCTGCGATCGATAATCTCGTGGGCTTTCTTGGGGGGGATGACAATAAAAGAATACTTGAGGACCTGAAGAGATTCAGGGAGGAAAATTCTCACGATTCATAA